One Brachyspira pilosicoli P43/6/78 genomic window carries:
- a CDS encoding alpha-1,2-fucosyltransferase, whose amino-acid sequence MDKQFHKYLDDVLWWCPFKKLRYLIREYLKKIENIEKENKQIINHLNIITNKIFQENKNIAVIAVDGGFTDQIRTYVVAKSLEKFYNKKILFDISWYETDGMDYDKKYKRYFEFTNIFKDVEFNLANEDEIYLAKQSNHIDFWGDFINERAYKSLEYLNKEKISYLVGIMALTQTFVVREDKFKLEIPNIFKLLNYTDVLRLDKYFIPMLDEKNKEVYNNIINTKNTVACHIRRTDYIKFHYYVELNFDYYKRAFEIIENKINDKIKIFFFSDDLDWVNENIISNIKNIYDYEIVNINSNEKGCFDFYLISKCQYQIASSGNFCKVSYEFNEFYDKILITPENINQYNKK is encoded by the coding sequence GTGGATAAGCAATTTCATAAATATTTAGATGATGTATTATGGTGGTGTCCTTTCAAAAAATTAAGATATTTAATAAGAGAATACTTAAAAAAAATAGAAAATATAGAAAAAGAAAATAAACAAATTATAAACCATTTAAATATCATCACGAATAAAATATTCCAAGAAAATAAAAATATTGCTGTTATTGCAGTAGATGGCGGATTTACAGATCAAATAAGAACATATGTAGTAGCTAAATCTTTAGAAAAATTTTACAATAAAAAAATTTTATTTGATATAAGTTGGTATGAAACCGATGGTATGGATTATGATAAAAAATACAAAAGATATTTTGAGTTTACAAATATTTTTAAAGATGTAGAATTTAATTTAGCTAATGAAGATGAAATATATTTAGCTAAACAATCTAACCATATAGATTTTTGGGGTGATTTTATAAATGAAAGAGCTTATAAATCTCTTGAATATCTTAATAAAGAAAAAATATCATATTTAGTTGGTATTATGGCATTAACTCAGACTTTTGTAGTAAGAGAGGATAAATTTAAATTAGAAATACCAAATATATTTAAATTATTAAATTATACAGATGTATTGAGACTAGACAAATATTTTATTCCTATGCTAGATGAAAAAAATAAAGAAGTTTATAATAACATAATTAATACTAAGAATACTGTAGCTTGTCATATAAGAAGAACTGATTATATAAAATTTCATTATTATGTAGAATTAAATTTCGATTACTATAAAAGAGCATTTGAAATTATAGAAAATAAAATAAATGATAAAATTAAAATTTTCTTTTTCTCAGATGATTTAGATTGGGTAAATGAAAATATAATATCTAATATAAAAAATATATATGACTATGAAATAGTTAATATTAATTCAAATGAAAAAGGTTGCTTTGATTTTTATTTAATAAGTAAATGTCAATATCAAATAGCTTCTTCTGGAAATTTTTGTAAAGTTTCTTATGAATTTAATGAGTTTTATGATAAAATTTTAATAACTCCTGAAAACATAAATCAATATAATAAAAAATAA
- a CDS encoding metal-sensing transcriptional repressor has protein sequence MTLDNGVIVLTPSEFEKKMQELDDFTIIDVRTELEHNYEGMIENSLLIDFLRPRVFKREIEKLDKNNIYLIYCSVGKLGIDAASYMKSVGFENLYVLEGGLKAWNKYLGDDTKVSKFSREEIIEKRKKLIIRLNRIEGQINGMKKMLIKGEYCGDILNQALAVKAAMASVNQEIMEVFLNTCMISPKEKEDFFRYMKKLIK, from the coding sequence ATGACATTAGATAATGGAGTTATTGTATTAACACCTTCAGAATTCGAAAAGAAAATGCAAGAATTAGATGATTTTACAATTATTGATGTGAGAACAGAATTAGAACATAATTATGAAGGAATGATAGAAAATTCTTTGCTAATAGATTTTTTAAGACCTAGAGTATTTAAAAGAGAGATAGAGAAACTTGATAAAAATAATATTTATCTTATTTACTGTTCTGTTGGTAAATTAGGAATTGATGCTGCTTCATATATGAAAAGTGTAGGTTTTGAAAATTTATATGTACTTGAAGGCGGACTTAAAGCTTGGAATAAATATTTAGGAGATGATACTAAAGTTTCTAAATTCAGCAGAGAAGAAATTATAGAAAAAAGAAAAAAACTTATAATTAGATTAAATAGAATAGAAGGACAGATAAACGGCATGAAAAAAATGCTCATTAAAGGAGAGTATTGCGGGGATATACTTAATCAGGCTTTAGCTGTTAAGGCTGCTATGGCAAGTGTTAATCAAGAGATTATGGAAGTGTTTTTAAATACTTGTATGATTTCACCAAAAGAAAAAGAAGATTTCTTTAGATACATGAAAAAATTAATAAAATAA
- a CDS encoding L-cystine transporter — protein MWVYTLINIIVLLLIIFLLYFMEKKHLNFTVRVLSALILGLLLGFVLRNIYAQNTDVITNTMIWYNVVGSGYVRLLQMLVMPLIFISITMALLNIKGDSNIAKMTMIIIAILMITTAISALVGILISKGFGLDASKIQAIVGDYSQGALNYENRLEAFNSKPVPQQLLEIIPTNPFSALAGGGGSPTLSVVFFSAFVGMAALGIKKKKPEVFDFFRKIMFSLHEIVMRIVSIVMRLTPYGVLALMAKFMATSDLKAFAQLGQFLLASYIAIFIMLIVHSVILIIFGYNPVKYYSKALPTLAFAFSSRTSAGTLPMTVDTLKNKMGISEGVSNLSASLAVTIGQNGCAGIYPAMVVAMIAPTLGINVFEPVFLIKVVIIIAIGSFGIAGVGGGATNAALITLSALNFPVELVAILLGIEPLIDMGRTLLNVNDGMITAAATGKICKEVDMNKFNTNDTAASENS, from the coding sequence ATGTGGGTTTATACACTCATTAATATAATAGTTTTATTATTAATAATATTTCTATTATATTTCATGGAAAAAAAACATTTAAATTTCACAGTTAGAGTATTAAGTGCATTAATATTAGGTTTATTATTAGGTTTTGTATTAAGAAACATTTATGCACAAAATACAGATGTTATAACTAATACAATGATTTGGTATAATGTTGTTGGAAGCGGTTATGTAAGATTATTACAAATGTTAGTTATGCCTTTAATATTTATTTCTATCACTATGGCGTTATTAAATATAAAAGGCGATTCTAATATAGCAAAGATGACTATGATAATAATAGCAATTCTAATGATAACAACAGCTATATCTGCTTTAGTTGGTATATTAATTTCTAAAGGATTCGGATTAGACGCTTCAAAGATACAAGCTATAGTTGGAGATTATTCTCAAGGAGCTTTAAATTATGAAAACAGATTAGAAGCATTTAATTCTAAACCTGTGCCTCAGCAATTACTTGAGATTATACCTACAAATCCATTTAGTGCTTTAGCAGGCGGCGGCGGTTCACCTACTTTGTCTGTTGTATTTTTCTCTGCTTTTGTTGGAATGGCTGCCTTGGGTATCAAAAAGAAAAAGCCTGAAGTTTTTGATTTCTTTAGAAAGATAATGTTCTCTTTACATGAGATTGTAATGAGAATAGTTAGCATAGTAATGAGATTAACTCCTTATGGTGTATTAGCTTTAATGGCTAAGTTTATGGCTACTAGTGATTTAAAAGCCTTTGCACAATTAGGTCAATTCTTATTGGCTTCATATATAGCAATATTTATCATGCTTATAGTTCATAGTGTTATACTTATAATATTTGGATATAATCCTGTTAAATATTATTCTAAAGCATTACCTACATTAGCTTTTGCTTTTTCATCAAGAACTAGTGCTGGTACTTTGCCTATGACAGTAGATACTTTAAAAAATAAAATGGGTATATCTGAAGGAGTTTCTAACCTATCAGCTTCACTTGCTGTTACTATAGGGCAAAATGGATGTGCTGGAATATATCCTGCTATGGTTGTTGCTATGATAGCACCTACTTTGGGAATAAATGTTTTTGAACCTGTATTTTTAATAAAGGTTGTAATAATAATAGCTATAGGAAGTTTTGGTATAGCTGGAGTTGGAGGCGGTGCTACTAATGCTGCTCTTATCACACTTTCCGCTTTAAACTTCCCTGTTGAATTAGTTGCTATACTTTTAGGAATAGAGCCGTTAATTGATATGGGCAGAACTTTGCTTAATGTTAATGATGGTATGATTACAGCTGCTGCTACTGGAAAGATTTGTAAGGAAGTAGATATGAATAAGTTTAATACTAATGATACAGCTGCTTCTGAAAATTCTTAA
- a CDS encoding regulatory protein RecX has product MKLKNDKIYIKVSGGAYFTIPKNGTYELDIYEGMELEYDEIPHIRMRAYEAAAKKSAVNALRRGFLSEGMLRDKLLKKGHKKRFINYAIAYCKEYELIDDKRFAKITVNSLKLKGKSKRYILDALKKAKLKNKTIDRVSHLITEKSEVRSLKNAIRKYYKIYENKEKINDYIIRTLMRKGFKYDSIKKLLDKYRPHKN; this is encoded by the coding sequence ATGAAATTAAAAAACGATAAAATCTATATAAAAGTTTCCGGCGGAGCATATTTTACAATACCAAAAAACGGTACTTATGAGCTGGATATTTATGAAGGTATGGAATTAGAATATGATGAAATACCGCATATAAGAATGAGAGCTTATGAGGCTGCTGCTAAAAAATCTGCTGTTAATGCTTTGAGAAGAGGTTTTTTAAGCGAGGGTATGCTTAGAGATAAGCTGCTTAAAAAAGGGCATAAAAAAAGATTTATTAATTATGCTATAGCTTATTGCAAAGAATATGAACTTATAGATGATAAGAGATTTGCTAAAATTACTGTCAATAGCCTAAAATTAAAAGGCAAAAGTAAAAGATATATACTTGATGCTCTTAAAAAAGCTAAATTAAAAAACAAAACAATAGATAGAGTTTCTCATTTAATAACAGAAAAAAGCGAAGTAAGATCATTAAAAAATGCTATTAGAAAATATTATAAAATCTATGAAAACAAAGAAAAAATAAATGATTATATTATAAGAACCTTAATGAGAAAAGGTTTTAAATATGATTCTATAAAAAAGCTATTAGACAAATACAGACCTCATAAAAATTAA
- a CDS encoding ankyrin repeat domain-containing protein: protein MRKIALFILLFNILLISNIHAQNNNQKYDIDNNGLFNALKDGKTDIALNIIKFGTNVNIKDEYGWSLLHRAVEYNNISVVNELLKNKKIDIEVKLPKDTIITNDNEKWYADGETPLLLACYYGYGEIVETLLNYGANLEARDSIDSAMAIHIAASRGYSDIIEIIMQSFAAKKINNLVDIEDDTGTTPLMWASMNNQIPAINILLKYGANINAQDYDGWSALHFAAASQSYKAVEILLKNKADANLENVNDDKPIDLTTDTDIVELLNKYTNR, encoded by the coding sequence ATGAGAAAAATAGCATTATTTATATTATTATTTAACATTTTACTAATTTCTAATATCCATGCTCAAAACAATAATCAAAAATATGATATTGATAATAATGGATTATTTAACGCTTTAAAAGACGGAAAAACAGATATTGCTCTAAATATAATAAAGTTTGGAACTAATGTTAATATAAAAGATGAGTATGGCTGGAGTTTATTACATAGGGCTGTTGAATATAATAATATATCTGTAGTTAATGAATTATTAAAAAATAAAAAAATAGATATAGAAGTTAAGCTTCCAAAAGATACTATAATAACTAATGATAATGAAAAATGGTATGCTGATGGGGAGACTCCTCTTCTTCTTGCTTGTTATTATGGATATGGAGAAATAGTTGAGACACTTTTAAATTATGGGGCTAATCTTGAGGCAAGAGATAGTATAGATTCTGCTATGGCAATACATATAGCTGCATCAAGAGGATATTCAGATATAATAGAGATAATAATGCAATCCTTTGCTGCAAAAAAAATAAATAATCTTGTAGACATAGAAGATGATACAGGAACAACACCTTTAATGTGGGCATCTATGAACAATCAAATACCTGCAATAAATATATTATTAAAATATGGTGCTAATATTAATGCTCAGGATTATGATGGCTGGAGTGCTTTACATTTTGCAGCTGCTTCACAAAGTTATAAGGCAGTTGAGATATTATTAAAAAATAAGGCTGATGCTAATTTAGAAAATGTTAATGATGATAAACCTATTGATTTAACTACTGATACTGATATAGTTGAGTTGTTAAACAAATATACAAATAGATAA
- a CDS encoding RecB family exonuclease, which produces MESKKLQRFSEYSMSTYLLCPRKYRYTYIEKPFKKYKRGVNVYFIFGNAIHLACKEFYQLRAEERTLDSLHNIFREVWKRSGIRSFFNSREEEKELGEKGLYMLSNFFNSFGQKVPYQIESYKETKIKDYILFGRIDRIDLSADGSLQIVDYKTNKYYDLGEDNTERERKTLQLKLYAFILDSLNFKVTNGSYYHFDEDKFDTIDFTKESIQYIGEWFDEIINDIRYDRGFDKRVGTHCEFCDFNKICNGTNNTEEILIED; this is translated from the coding sequence ATGGAATCAAAAAAGCTTCAAAGATTTAGCGAATATAGTATGTCCACATATTTACTTTGTCCTAGAAAGTATAGATACACTTATATAGAAAAACCTTTTAAGAAATATAAAAGGGGAGTAAATGTATATTTTATATTTGGTAATGCTATACATTTAGCATGTAAAGAATTTTATCAATTACGTGCTGAAGAGAGAACTTTAGATAGCTTGCACAATATATTTAGAGAAGTTTGGAAGAGAAGCGGCATAAGGTCTTTTTTTAACAGCAGAGAAGAAGAGAAGGAATTAGGAGAGAAGGGATTATATATGCTTTCAAATTTCTTTAATTCTTTTGGACAAAAAGTGCCTTATCAAATAGAAAGCTATAAAGAAACAAAGATAAAAGATTATATATTATTTGGACGTATAGACAGAATAGATTTATCTGCAGACGGTTCTTTACAGATAGTGGATTATAAAACAAATAAGTATTATGATTTGGGAGAAGATAATACAGAGAGAGAGAGAAAAACTCTTCAGCTTAAACTTTATGCTTTTATATTGGACTCATTAAATTTTAAAGTAACAAATGGTTCATATTATCATTTTGATGAAGACAAATTTGACACAATAGATTTTACAAAGGAATCCATACAATATATAGGTGAGTGGTTTGACGAAATAATAAATGACATAAGATATGACAGAGGTTTTGATAAAAGGGTAGGTACACACTGCGAATTTTGTGATTTCAATAAAATTTGCAACGGCACAAACAATACAGAAGAAATATTAATTGAAGATTAA
- a CDS encoding cupin domain-containing protein: MTEQKFYYKSNTLKEFNCDNNDEKLIHILNNKGYNIYSIKQKTNQLIPYHEHPSEEMVIVLSGKIRYVVEEEVVDLEEGDVIKVKPHSIHSMISIAEETYSNLLLIFL, encoded by the coding sequence ATGACTGAGCAAAAATTTTACTATAAATCTAATACACTAAAAGAATTTAATTGCGATAATAATGACGAAAAATTAATACATATACTAAATAATAAAGGATATAATATCTACTCTATTAAACAAAAAACTAATCAGCTTATACCTTACCATGAACACCCTTCCGAAGAAATGGTTATTGTATTAAGCGGTAAAATTAGATACGTTGTAGAAGAAGAAGTAGTTGACTTAGAAGAAGGCGATGTTATAAAAGTTAAGCCTCATTCTATACACTCTATGATTAGTATAGCAGAAGAAACTTATTCTAATCTTTTATTAATATTCCTTTAA
- the rsmI gene encoding 16S rRNA (cytidine(1402)-2'-O)-methyltransferase, with product MENINLNDNINIENSAIYVVATPIGNMEDITIRALKILTNVDFILAEDTRVTLKLLNAYNIKKTVYSYHSHSTEKKIDEYIKNIINGSSVAIVSDAGTPCISDPGVSIITKAIENNIKIIPVGGISAFTTLLSASGISGNTLFVGFLSNKSGKRKNQLKELYSNEKNIIVLYESVHRIKACIEDIVNIFGENTYIVIGRELTKKFEQIIRDKASNILAFFTNNSILDKGEFCIIIDNRKSKVCKANAENILCKESDYDN from the coding sequence ATGGAAAATATTAACTTAAACGATAACATAAACATAGAAAACTCTGCTATATATGTAGTGGCTACTCCTATAGGAAATATGGAAGATATAACTATAAGAGCTTTGAAAATATTAACTAATGTTGACTTCATTTTGGCAGAAGATACTAGAGTAACACTCAAACTTTTAAACGCTTACAATATTAAAAAAACTGTTTATTCATATCATAGTCATTCAACAGAAAAAAAGATTGATGAGTATATAAAAAATATTATAAATGGAAGCTCTGTTGCTATTGTAAGCGATGCTGGTACTCCTTGTATAAGCGACCCTGGTGTAAGCATAATTACTAAGGCTATAGAAAATAATATTAAAATTATTCCTGTTGGTGGTATATCTGCTTTTACTACTTTGCTATCTGCTTCTGGTATTTCTGGCAATACTTTGTTTGTAGGATTTCTATCAAACAAATCTGGCAAAAGAAAAAATCAATTAAAAGAATTATACTCAAATGAAAAAAATATTATAGTATTATATGAATCTGTGCATAGAATAAAAGCATGCATAGAAGATATTGTTAACATATTTGGAGAAAATACTTACATTGTTATCGGAAGAGAACTTACCAAAAAATTCGAACAAATCATAAGAGATAAGGCTTCCAATATACTTGCTTTTTTTACTAATAATAGTATACTTGATAAAGGAGAATTTTGCATCATTATTGATAATAGAAAATCTAAAGTATGCAAAGCTAATGCCGAAAATATATTATGTAAGGAGTCAGATTATGACAATTGA
- a CDS encoding flagellar biosynthesis anti-sigma factor FlgM, producing MTIDKIGGTQNIQFNSKVKYSDKPSQLGSDRIDISNESKIALQNKKLVDIVKQSPDIREEKVAEAKKRLEMYMKDGALRKEVLNSLANSILDVMPIDE from the coding sequence ATGACAATTGATAAAATAGGCGGCACACAAAATATACAATTTAATTCTAAAGTAAAATATTCAGATAAACCATCTCAATTAGGTTCTGATAGAATTGATATATCTAATGAATCTAAAATAGCTTTGCAAAATAAAAAATTAGTTGATATAGTTAAACAATCTCCTGATATTAGAGAAGAAAAAGTTGCTGAAGCTAAAAAAAGACTAGAAATGTATATGAAAGATGGTGCTTTAAGAAAAGAAGTATTAAACTCTTTGGCTAATTCTATTTTAGATGTTATGCCTATAGATGAGTAA
- a CDS encoding helix-turn-helix domain-containing protein — translation MNYVFNYLLLIFYLLSFVIGFSTIFYSIVYYIIERVLWLKYYIIFLFTFGILIFIRTIKLITLLTLPSFTSNNIFNMLYFFILTLAMALMLYFIPAFLYRFLKIKWSIKTNLSYLILSVFYFVLSIIGILTSFNIYILSSMIFYISIFYLLVVGFLNYKNIEDKTIKFIVKVLGIITILIYPVLIYQLIIYRKDFMNINSIDVTLMLFYTWWNLVMLGYLLWYFISMIKSNNNRISDSLCEKNDESDNNIKLEEKIEVNDFNLTKREKQILSYLLSGKTNKEISLIFDISLNTVNNHVANIYYKSGVKNRVELVNKFSKY, via the coding sequence ATGAATTATGTATTTAATTATTTGCTTTTAATATTTTACTTATTATCATTTGTGATAGGTTTTTCTACAATATTTTATTCTATTGTATATTATATAATAGAGAGGGTTTTGTGGCTTAAATATTATATAATATTTTTATTTACATTTGGAATATTAATTTTTATAAGAACTATAAAGCTGATAACTCTTCTAACTCTGCCTTCTTTTACTTCTAATAATATTTTTAATATGCTTTATTTCTTTATATTAACTTTGGCTATGGCATTAATGCTATATTTTATACCTGCATTTTTATATAGGTTTTTAAAAATAAAATGGAGCATAAAAACTAATTTATCTTATTTGATTTTATCTGTATTTTATTTTGTATTAAGCATTATAGGAATACTTACATCTTTTAATATATATATATTATCTAGTATGATATTTTATATATCTATATTTTATTTGCTAGTAGTAGGATTTTTGAATTATAAAAATATAGAAGATAAAACTATTAAATTTATAGTAAAAGTTTTGGGTATAATAACTATATTAATTTATCCGGTTTTAATTTATCAATTAATTATTTATAGAAAAGACTTTATGAATATAAACTCTATAGATGTAACTTTGATGTTATTTTATACATGGTGGAATTTAGTAATGTTGGGTTATTTGCTATGGTATTTCATAAGTATGATAAAGTCTAATAATAATAGGATTTCTGATAGTTTATGTGAGAAAAATGATGAATCAGATAATAATATAAAATTAGAAGAGAAAATTGAGGTTAATGATTTTAATTTAACTAAAAGAGAGAAACAAATATTATCTTATTTACTTTCAGGAAAAACTAATAAAGAAATATCTTTGATTTTTGATATATCATTAAATACAGTTAATAACCATGTAGCAAATATATATTATAAATCTGGGGTAAAAAACAGAGTAGAACTTGTTAATAAGTTTTCTAAGTATTAA